One Nonomuraea angiospora DNA segment encodes these proteins:
- a CDS encoding glycosyltransferase 87 family protein, with translation MTSGEVRVVRRQWWAWAVVVLVVAAAVAPLVVVWLTNPDDQRLVDLDVYRTGGQMLLEGRPVYDYVTPAPQLLPFTYPPVAAMLAVALAEMSWGTAQWVWTAGIFAALAVTVWLSFRQALRKYVPWVFALLMVACTYLMPIRDQVRFGQVDILLVALCLADCVVKRPWWPRGFLIGLATAVKLTPGVFLIHLLVTRQWRTFFMAAFTTAVLTLLPFAVIPRDASQFWFSALLDPERLGSNAGTTNQSIRGMLIRLYLPETATTVIWVVIVAVVGWYGFRGAREAYRANDQLTAVALVGLMAVLLSPVAWIHHLAWVVVVLGAIVGDGRDPVRLRVAAGVWLYYVLPIPWWGVSLKAADIPGVSLVLGKIVQNGFGLGALVLVWLLVSWLPKRRQIA, from the coding sequence GTGACAAGTGGCGAGGTGCGGGTGGTACGGCGGCAGTGGTGGGCGTGGGCGGTCGTGGTGCTCGTGGTCGCGGCGGCCGTGGCGCCCCTGGTGGTCGTGTGGCTCACCAATCCGGATGACCAGCGGCTGGTCGACCTGGACGTTTACCGTACCGGGGGGCAGATGCTGCTCGAGGGCCGGCCGGTGTACGACTATGTCACACCGGCTCCGCAGCTGTTGCCGTTCACGTATCCGCCTGTCGCGGCCATGCTGGCCGTGGCGCTGGCCGAGATGTCGTGGGGGACGGCCCAGTGGGTCTGGACGGCCGGGATATTCGCGGCGCTGGCCGTGACCGTGTGGCTGTCGTTCAGGCAGGCGCTCAGGAAGTACGTGCCCTGGGTGTTCGCGCTGCTCATGGTGGCCTGCACGTACCTGATGCCGATCAGGGACCAGGTGCGGTTCGGGCAGGTGGACATTCTGCTGGTCGCGTTGTGCCTGGCCGACTGCGTGGTCAAGCGGCCCTGGTGGCCGCGGGGGTTCCTGATCGGGCTGGCCACGGCCGTGAAGCTCACACCGGGCGTCTTCCTGATCCACCTGCTGGTCACGCGGCAGTGGCGGACGTTCTTCATGGCGGCGTTCACGACGGCGGTGCTCACGCTGCTGCCGTTCGCGGTGATCCCGCGGGACGCGTCGCAGTTCTGGTTCTCGGCGCTGCTCGATCCCGAGCGCCTCGGCTCGAACGCGGGCACCACCAACCAGTCGATCCGCGGCATGCTGATCCGGCTCTACCTGCCTGAGACGGCGACAACCGTGATCTGGGTGGTGATCGTGGCCGTGGTCGGGTGGTACGGGTTCCGCGGCGCGCGGGAGGCGTACCGGGCGAATGACCAGCTCACGGCGGTCGCCCTCGTCGGGCTCATGGCCGTGCTGCTCTCGCCCGTCGCCTGGATCCACCACCTCGCCTGGGTGGTCGTGGTGCTCGGCGCGATCGTGGGCGACGGGCGCGACCCGGTCAGGCTGCGGGTGGCGGCGGGCGTGTGGCTCTATTACGTGCTGCCGATCCCCTGGTGGGGCGTCTCGTTGAAGGCGGCCGACATCCCGGGGGTCAGCCTGGTGCTCGGGAAGATCGTTCAGAACGGGTTCGGGCTCGGGGCGCTGGTCCTCGTGTGGTTGTTGGTGTCCTGGTTGCCGAAACGGCGTCAGATCGCATGA
- a CDS encoding DUF4446 family protein, with protein sequence MLVTTWVIVGVVAGVSGVFLGYLSLRQARAAVEDCQRMLARQTGEGMGDLKAIRDVAVCRYDALSEMTGRLSFSVAMINGLGDGIVLTSINGRSETRTYVRPVVGGKGREPLSPEEEEAVRAARLGLGPMILSRASGPL encoded by the coding sequence GTGCTCGTTACCACATGGGTCATCGTGGGCGTCGTCGCCGGGGTCAGCGGCGTATTCCTCGGGTATCTCTCGCTCCGGCAGGCCAGAGCGGCGGTGGAGGACTGCCAGCGGATGCTCGCCCGGCAGACCGGCGAGGGCATGGGCGATCTCAAGGCCATCAGGGACGTGGCCGTCTGCCGGTACGACGCGCTCTCCGAGATGACCGGGCGGCTGTCGTTCTCGGTGGCGATGATCAACGGGCTGGGCGACGGCATCGTGCTGACCTCGATCAACGGGCGTAGCGAGACCCGTACGTACGTGCGGCCGGTGGTGGGCGGGAAGGGGCGGGAGCCGCTGTCGCCCGAAGAGGAGGAGGCGGTGCGGGCGGCCAGGTTGGGGCTCGGGCCGATGATCCTGTCCCGGGCGTCCGGCCCGTTGTAG
- the pheA gene encoding prephenate dehydratase, translating into MPRLAYLGPEGTFTEEALRLLDPTAERLPCANVPAALNAARSGEADGAVVPLENSIEGAITTTLDEFAWGEPLLITAELLLPVQFSLLARPGTEIPHIKRVYTHPAAITQCRAFITREVPDAVVVAAPSTAAAAQEVSLPGSPYDAAIAARIAGEHYGLVELATDIGDRSDTVTRFVRVARPGPLPEPTGSDRTTLVVFLADDHPGALLEMLTEFSVRGVNLTRIESRPTGDGIGRYFFHFDFEGHVADARVGEALAGLHRICGEVRFLGSYPRADGIAPQIKRGTSDSEFAEAGGWLARVRAGQV; encoded by the coding sequence ATGCCCAGACTCGCCTATCTCGGACCGGAAGGCACCTTCACCGAAGAGGCCCTGCGGCTCCTCGACCCCACGGCCGAGCGCCTGCCCTGCGCCAACGTGCCCGCCGCGCTCAACGCCGCTCGCAGCGGCGAGGCCGACGGCGCCGTCGTGCCGCTGGAGAACTCCATCGAGGGCGCGATCACCACGACGCTCGACGAGTTCGCGTGGGGCGAGCCGTTGCTGATCACGGCCGAGCTGCTGCTGCCGGTGCAGTTCTCGCTGCTGGCCCGGCCCGGCACCGAGATCCCCCACATCAAGCGGGTCTACACGCATCCCGCGGCCATCACCCAGTGCCGCGCCTTCATCACGCGCGAGGTGCCCGACGCCGTCGTGGTGGCCGCGCCGTCGACCGCGGCGGCGGCCCAGGAGGTCTCGCTGCCCGGCTCGCCGTACGACGCCGCCATCGCCGCCCGCATCGCCGGCGAGCACTACGGGCTGGTGGAGCTGGCCACGGACATCGGCGACAGGTCCGACACCGTGACAAGGTTCGTGCGGGTGGCCCGGCCCGGGCCGCTGCCCGAGCCGACCGGGTCCGACCGCACCACGCTGGTCGTCTTCCTCGCCGACGACCACCCGGGCGCGCTGCTGGAGATGCTGACGGAGTTCTCCGTACGCGGGGTCAACCTGACGCGCATCGAGTCGCGGCCGACCGGTGACGGCATCGGGCGCTACTTCTTCCACTTCGACTTCGAGGGGCACGTGGCCGACGCCCGGGTCGGGGAGGCCCTCGCCGGGCTCCACCGCATCTGCGGCGAGGTGCGTTTCCTGGGCAGCTACCCGCGTGCCGACGGCATCGCGCCGCAGATCAAGCGGGGCACGTCGGATTCCGAGTTCGCCGAGGCGGGGGGCTGGCTCGCCCGGGTCCGGGCGGGTCAGGTCTGA
- the serS gene encoding serine--tRNA ligase has product MIDLRTLREDPDRLRASQRARGEDDSVVDTLLDLDERRRSALTSFESLRAEQKSMGKSVSKAQGEEKAALLQRAKDLASQVKAAEAEAEKLTGELDELVQAVPNIVEEGAPEGGEDDYVVLETHGEPRQFDFEPKDHLELGEALGAIDMERGAKVSGSRFFFLKGVGARLQLGLLNMAMQQAIEAGFTPMITPVLVKPETMQGTGFHVAHDKEIYRLPEDDLYLVGTSEVSLAGYHAQEILDGGDLPLRYAGWSSCFRREAGSYGKDTRGIIRVHQFDKVEMFSYVRPEDAHEEHLRLLGWEKEMMAKIEVPYRIIDTAAGDLGMSAARKFDCEAWIPTQGRYRELTSTSNCTEFQARRLAVRYRDKDGKPQHLATLNGTLATTRWIVAILENHQQADGSVVVPKALRPYVGLDVLEPSK; this is encoded by the coding sequence GTGATTGACCTGCGTACCCTTCGTGAGGATCCCGACCGGCTACGGGCGTCGCAGCGTGCCCGCGGTGAGGACGACTCCGTCGTCGACACGCTGCTCGACCTGGACGAGCGCCGCCGATCCGCGCTGACCTCGTTCGAGTCTCTGCGCGCCGAGCAGAAGAGCATGGGCAAGTCGGTCTCCAAGGCGCAGGGCGAGGAGAAGGCCGCGCTGCTCCAGCGGGCCAAGGACCTCGCGAGCCAGGTCAAGGCCGCCGAGGCCGAGGCGGAGAAGCTGACGGGCGAGCTCGACGAGCTCGTCCAGGCGGTGCCCAACATCGTCGAGGAGGGCGCGCCCGAGGGTGGTGAGGACGACTACGTGGTCCTCGAGACCCATGGCGAGCCGCGCCAGTTCGACTTCGAGCCCAAGGACCATCTGGAGCTCGGCGAGGCGCTCGGCGCCATCGACATGGAGCGGGGCGCCAAGGTGTCCGGCTCGCGGTTCTTCTTCCTCAAGGGCGTCGGCGCCCGCCTGCAGCTCGGCCTGCTCAACATGGCCATGCAGCAGGCCATCGAGGCCGGGTTCACCCCGATGATCACGCCGGTGCTCGTCAAGCCGGAGACCATGCAGGGCACCGGCTTCCACGTGGCCCACGACAAGGAGATCTACCGCCTCCCCGAGGACGACCTCTACCTCGTCGGCACCTCCGAGGTCTCGCTGGCCGGCTACCACGCCCAGGAGATCCTCGACGGCGGCGACCTGCCGCTGCGCTACGCGGGCTGGTCGTCGTGCTTCCGCCGCGAAGCCGGCTCGTACGGCAAGGACACCAGGGGCATCATCCGCGTCCACCAGTTCGACAAGGTCGAGATGTTCTCGTACGTGCGCCCTGAGGACGCCCACGAGGAGCACCTGCGCCTGCTCGGCTGGGAGAAGGAGATGATGGCCAAGATCGAGGTGCCGTACCGGATCATCGACACGGCGGCGGGAGACCTCGGCATGTCGGCGGCCCGCAAGTTCGACTGCGAGGCGTGGATCCCGACCCAGGGCCGCTACCGCGAGCTGACCTCGACCTCCAACTGCACGGAGTTCCAGGCCCGGCGGCTCGCCGTCCGCTACCGCGACAAGGACGGCAAGCCGCAGCACCTGGCCACGCTCAACGGCACGCTCGCCACGACCCGCTGGATCGTGGCGATCCTGGAGAACCACCAGCAGGCCGACGGCTCCGTGGTGGTTCCCAAGGCGCTGCGGCCCTACGTGGGCCTTGACGTGCTGGAGCCGTCCAAGTAG
- a CDS encoding cold-shock protein: MAQGTVKWFNAEKGFGFIAPDGGAPDVFVHFSEIQGSGYRSLEDGQRVEFEITQGQKGPQASQVRAI; encoded by the coding sequence ATGGCTCAGGGAACCGTCAAGTGGTTCAACGCCGAGAAGGGCTTCGGCTTCATCGCCCCGGACGGCGGTGCGCCGGACGTGTTCGTGCACTTCTCCGAGATTCAAGGCAGTGGCTACCGCAGCCTTGAAGACGGTCAGCGGGTCGAGTTCGAGATCACGCAGGGCCAGAAGGGGCCGCAGGCCTCCCAGGTCCGCGCCATCTGA
- a CDS encoding HAD family hydrolase encodes MATDLDGTALRTDGTVSPRTVAAFGRVEESGAVLVFVTGRPPRWMGGVAGAVRHRGLAICANGALIYDLHTERIVESHLITVEVLEEVVDQLRANVSDLVFSVEYEAGFAHESEFLLGGLDRGALTARVDSVTARPCAKLLALHPGMNADELQATVEGLVGHLVTATHSSRRGLIEMSAQGVTKATALAALAGQHEIKPSQVIAFGDMPNDLPMLSWAGTSYAVANAHPDVIAAVDHVTAANDDDGVAQVIERLYR; translated from the coding sequence GTGGCCACCGACCTCGACGGCACCGCGTTGCGTACTGACGGAACCGTGTCTCCCCGCACAGTGGCGGCCTTCGGCAGAGTCGAGGAATCCGGTGCTGTGCTCGTGTTCGTGACGGGGCGGCCGCCCCGGTGGATGGGCGGGGTCGCGGGTGCCGTACGTCACCGTGGGCTCGCAATCTGTGCGAACGGGGCACTGATCTACGATCTCCATACCGAACGGATAGTGGAATCTCACCTGATCACGGTCGAGGTACTCGAGGAAGTCGTGGATCAGCTAAGAGCGAACGTGTCCGATCTCGTATTTTCGGTCGAGTATGAAGCGGGTTTTGCGCATGAGTCAGAATTCCTCCTGGGCGGCCTGGACAGGGGGGCCCTAACGGCACGCGTCGACTCCGTGACGGCGCGTCCATGCGCCAAGCTGCTGGCCCTGCACCCCGGGATGAATGCGGACGAACTGCAGGCCACCGTGGAAGGGCTCGTGGGGCATCTCGTGACCGCGACCCATTCCAGCCGCAGGGGGCTGATCGAGATGAGCGCCCAGGGTGTGACGAAGGCCACTGCCCTGGCGGCGCTCGCCGGGCAGCACGAGATCAAGCCCTCGCAGGTGATCGCGTTCGGTGACATGCCGAACGACCTGCCCATGCTGAGCTGGGCAGGCACGTCGTACGCGGTCGCCAACGCACATCCGGACGTGATCGCGGCCGTTGACCACGTGACCGCGGCCAACGACGACGACGGGGTCGCTCAGGTGATCGAGCGGCTCTACAGATAG
- a CDS encoding bacterial proteasome activator family protein: MNAEDNNTPHIVVVGPDFQGQGDSGEEDRSVTNLVEQPAKVMRIGSMIRQLLDEVRAAPLDEASRKRLKDIHASSIKELEDGLAPELVDELERLSLPFTEENGAPPSEAELRIAHAQLVGWLEGLFHGIQTTLFAQQMAARAQLEQMRRALPGVPQGDDQHRPPGGSGPYL; encoded by the coding sequence ATGAATGCTGAGGACAACAACACCCCTCACATCGTGGTGGTGGGCCCTGACTTCCAAGGTCAGGGCGATAGCGGCGAAGAGGATCGATCGGTCACCAACCTGGTCGAGCAGCCCGCCAAGGTGATGCGCATCGGCAGCATGATCCGGCAGCTCCTCGACGAGGTCCGGGCCGCGCCCCTCGACGAGGCCAGCCGCAAGCGGCTGAAGGACATCCACGCGTCCTCCATCAAGGAGCTCGAGGACGGCCTGGCTCCTGAGCTGGTCGATGAGCTGGAGCGGCTGTCCCTTCCGTTCACGGAGGAGAACGGCGCGCCGCCGAGCGAGGCGGAGCTGCGCATCGCGCACGCCCAGTTGGTCGGCTGGCTCGAAGGGTTGTTCCACGGCATCCAGACCACGCTGTTCGCGCAGCAGATGGCCGCCCGTGCCCAGTTGGAGCAGATGCGCAGGGCGCTGCCCGGCGTGCCGCAGGGTGACGACCAGCACCGCCCGCCCGGCGGCTCCGGCCCGTACCTGTAA
- a CDS encoding NAD(P)H-quinone oxidoreductase — translation MRAIEIVEPGGPEVLQWREVPDPRVERGEVLIDVTASAVNRADVLQRQGFYAPPPGASPYPGLEVSGVVAEVGADVEQFKPGDQVCALLAGGGYAERVAVPWEQVMPVPDGVPLVEAAGLPEVACTVWSNVFMVGRLRRGETLLVHGGASGIGTFAVQLAKALGSQVVATVGSAAKGERVRELGADEVINYREEDFADKVRADVILDIMGAKYLAGNVRALRTGGRLVIIGLQGGLKGKIDLGALLGKRASVHATALRSRPVDEKGAIVRSVVDNVWPLVSAGAVRPVVHAKLPMSEAAEAHRMLDSGEHVGKILLVR, via the coding sequence ATGCGAGCCATTGAGATCGTCGAGCCGGGCGGACCAGAGGTGCTTCAGTGGCGCGAGGTGCCGGATCCCCGGGTCGAGCGGGGAGAGGTCCTCATCGACGTGACCGCCTCGGCGGTCAATCGGGCCGATGTCCTGCAGCGGCAGGGGTTCTACGCGCCTCCGCCCGGCGCGTCTCCGTACCCGGGGCTGGAGGTCTCCGGGGTGGTGGCCGAGGTCGGCGCGGACGTCGAGCAGTTCAAGCCTGGTGACCAGGTGTGCGCGCTGCTCGCGGGCGGCGGTTACGCTGAGCGCGTAGCCGTTCCGTGGGAGCAGGTCATGCCGGTGCCGGACGGGGTGCCGCTGGTGGAGGCCGCCGGGCTGCCGGAGGTGGCGTGCACGGTGTGGTCCAACGTCTTCATGGTCGGGCGGCTGCGCAGGGGCGAGACGCTGCTGGTGCACGGCGGGGCCAGCGGGATCGGCACGTTCGCCGTGCAGCTCGCCAAGGCCCTCGGCTCGCAGGTCGTCGCGACGGTCGGCTCGGCGGCCAAGGGCGAACGGGTCAGGGAGCTGGGCGCGGACGAGGTCATCAACTACCGCGAGGAAGACTTCGCCGACAAAGTGCGCGCGGATGTCATCCTCGACATCATGGGCGCCAAATACCTTGCCGGAAACGTCCGGGCGCTCCGCACCGGCGGCCGACTGGTGATCATCGGGCTGCAGGGCGGCCTCAAGGGAAAGATCGACCTGGGGGCCCTGCTCGGCAAGCGCGCCTCCGTGCACGCGACCGCGCTCCGCTCACGTCCGGTGGACGAGAAGGGGGCAATCGTCCGTAGTGTTGTGGACAACGTCTGGCCCCTGGTCAGCGCCGGGGCCGTGCGTCCTGTGGTGCACGCGAAACTCCCGATGTCCGAGGCCGCCGAAGCCCACCGAATGTTGGATTCGGGGGAGCACGTCGGCAAGATCCTGCTAGTACGGTGA